A portion of the Terriglobales bacterium genome contains these proteins:
- a CDS encoding ABC transporter permease, producing MRDLKLAFRQLRNNPAFAITVILTLALGIGANTAIFSLVQAVLLQSLPVADPATLYRIGDTDNCCVNGGYQSDNGDFDLFSYELFLHLKQAAPEFEELAAFQSGYDYNNLTVRRNSEPARASHGEFVTGNYFSTFGIKPFLGRMLLPSDDKAGAAPVTVLSYQSWQNDYAGDPGVVGSTFYIQGHPFTIVGVAPPGFFGDRVDSHPPEVWLPLSTELVINGENAILNHADANWLYAIGRLKPGVNISALQQKLSASLRQWLATQPTYVQRGGDTLIPKQHVVLTPAGGGVQNLQQETGKGLNLLMALSALVLLVACANVANILLARNAARRAETSLRVALGAARGRLIRQVLVESVLLGCIGGALGLAVAYGGTRTILALAFPDSKYLPIHATPSLPVLGFALAVSFVTGIIFGIVPAWITSRSDPAEALRGISRSTRDSSSLPQKSLIIFQAALSLVLLIGASLLTKTLRNLEHQNFGIQTQNRYVLHLDPHGAGYTIDKLQPLYQRLQQDFSALPGVKSVGLALYSPLEGNNWGEGVYIEGRPEPGPNAHNGSSWDRVSTHFFETVGQPVIRGRDFTDQDTASSQMVAIVNQAFVKKFFPNEDPIGRHFGNNGQQFAGSYEIVGVVADAKYNNPRGEYRPFYYRPLTQRNTRFEKPSDATGENWSMFINSIVIQFDSQPQNVDALVRRTLGNIDPNLTVIDLRSLDYQVAGNFNQERLIARLTMLFGILALVLVSVGLYGITAYSVARRTSEIGVRMALGANRGDVIGMVMRSAFAQVLLGLAIGIPIALLGGRLIASQLYGVRAWDPISLLLAVFVLSVAAAVAGYVPAHRASTIEPMKALRSE from the coding sequence ATGAGGGACCTGAAACTCGCTTTCCGTCAACTTCGAAACAATCCTGCATTTGCGATTACCGTGATTCTTACGCTTGCTCTCGGTATTGGTGCGAATACCGCGATTTTTTCATTAGTCCAGGCGGTGCTTTTGCAGTCGCTACCCGTGGCCGATCCGGCGACTCTCTACCGAATCGGCGATACCGACAACTGCTGCGTCAATGGTGGCTACCAGAGCGATAACGGCGATTTCGATCTTTTTTCTTATGAACTTTTTCTTCATCTGAAGCAGGCGGCGCCTGAATTTGAAGAACTGGCAGCGTTCCAGTCTGGGTACGATTACAACAATCTCACCGTCAGACGCAATTCTGAACCGGCGCGAGCGAGTCATGGGGAGTTCGTAACCGGGAATTACTTTTCCACTTTCGGGATCAAGCCGTTTCTCGGTCGCATGCTGCTGCCTTCCGACGACAAAGCTGGCGCAGCTCCGGTGACGGTTCTGAGTTATCAAAGCTGGCAGAACGACTATGCCGGTGATCCCGGTGTGGTGGGTTCAACGTTCTACATCCAGGGACATCCCTTCACGATTGTGGGAGTTGCTCCTCCCGGATTCTTTGGCGATCGCGTTGACAGCCATCCACCTGAGGTGTGGTTGCCGCTCTCGACCGAGCTGGTTATCAACGGCGAGAATGCAATCCTGAATCATGCCGACGCGAACTGGCTTTATGCCATTGGACGTCTGAAGCCCGGAGTAAATATCTCAGCACTGCAGCAGAAGCTGTCGGCGAGTCTGCGGCAATGGCTGGCGACGCAACCAACGTATGTTCAGCGCGGAGGCGATACGCTGATTCCCAAGCAACACGTTGTGCTGACTCCAGCCGGCGGCGGCGTGCAGAACCTGCAGCAGGAAACCGGTAAGGGACTCAATCTGCTGATGGCACTTTCCGCGCTCGTGCTGTTAGTAGCTTGCGCGAACGTCGCAAACATTCTGCTCGCCAGGAACGCAGCCAGACGCGCCGAGACGTCATTGCGCGTTGCTTTAGGCGCCGCACGTGGACGTCTGATCAGGCAAGTGCTGGTGGAGAGCGTGTTGCTCGGATGTATCGGTGGTGCGCTGGGCCTGGCGGTAGCTTATGGCGGTACCCGAACGATCCTCGCTCTCGCCTTCCCCGACTCGAAGTACCTCCCGATCCATGCCACTCCCTCGCTTCCCGTTTTGGGATTTGCTCTTGCCGTCTCCTTCGTAACAGGGATCATCTTCGGCATCGTGCCGGCATGGATCACCTCGCGCTCCGATCCGGCGGAGGCGTTGCGTGGCATCAGCCGGTCCACGCGCGATAGCTCCTCGCTGCCGCAAAAGTCACTCATCATTTTTCAGGCGGCGTTGTCGTTGGTTTTGCTGATTGGCGCCTCATTGCTGACCAAAACGCTGCGCAATCTCGAGCATCAGAATTTCGGGATTCAAACGCAAAATCGTTACGTCCTGCATCTCGATCCACATGGCGCGGGGTACACCATCGATAAGCTGCAGCCTTTGTATCAGCGGCTGCAGCAGGATTTCTCAGCATTGCCAGGGGTAAAGAGCGTCGGACTTGCGCTGTATAGTCCGCTTGAAGGGAATAACTGGGGAGAGGGCGTGTACATCGAAGGCAGACCCGAGCCGGGTCCGAATGCCCATAATGGTTCATCGTGGGACCGCGTGAGCACCCACTTCTTTGAAACTGTAGGCCAGCCTGTAATCCGCGGGCGCGACTTCACAGACCAGGACACCGCATCCTCGCAGATGGTCGCCATTGTCAATCAGGCTTTCGTGAAAAAGTTTTTTCCCAATGAGGATCCCATTGGGCGCCATTTCGGGAATAACGGCCAGCAGTTCGCGGGCAGCTATGAGATCGTCGGCGTCGTGGCCGATGCCAAGTACAACAATCCCCGCGGAGAATATCGCCCGTTCTATTACCGGCCGCTGACGCAACGAAATACGAGATTTGAGAAACCCTCGGATGCGACCGGAGAAAATTGGTCGATGTTCATCAACTCGATCGTTATCCAATTCGACTCTCAGCCGCAAAATGTCGATGCGTTAGTCCGGCGTACATTGGGAAACATCGATCCCAACCTCACCGTCATTGATCTGCGATCGCTGGATTACCAAGTAGCCGGCAACTTCAATCAGGAGCGCCTCATCGCGCGCCTTACGATGCTTTTTGGAATCCTGGCGCTCGTGCTTGTATCGGTAGGCTTGTACGGGATTACTGCCTACTCTGTTGCGCGTAGAACGAGCGAGATCGGGGTACGCATGGCGTTGGGCGCTAACCGAGGCGACGTGATTGGGATGGTGATGCGGAGCGCATTCGCGCAGGTGCTCCTCGGACTAGCGATCGGCATCCCAATCGCTCTGCTTGGCGGCCGTCTCATAGCCTCGCAACTCTATGGTGTGCGCGCTTGGGATCCGATCAGTTTGTTGTTAGCGGTGTTCGTGCTATCGGTAGCGGCCGCGGTCGCAGGTTATGTTCCAGCGCACCGTGCATCGACCATCGAGCCCATGAAAGCACTGCGCAGCGAATAA
- a CDS encoding STAS domain-containing protein encodes MNSQDLIIESLPDTPRGQGVLFLRGPLTMENVAQFKTAVQRQEAPKMILDLSEVPYIDSIGLGSLVSTYVSLQKAGRWMALVGVNDRVSNLFEITRVQDLFLTFPNVWDAIEALANSARA; translated from the coding sequence ATGAACTCGCAAGACCTCATTATCGAGTCGCTGCCAGATACCCCTCGCGGTCAGGGAGTGCTTTTCCTGCGGGGACCTCTGACGATGGAAAATGTCGCCCAGTTCAAAACCGCGGTTCAACGGCAGGAAGCGCCGAAAATGATTCTCGATCTCAGCGAGGTTCCCTACATCGACTCAATTGGATTGGGATCGCTCGTGAGCACCTATGTCTCGCTGCAAAAGGCTGGACGATGGATGGCGCTGGTCGGGGTCAACGATCGTGTTTCCAACCTGTTTGAGATTACTCGCGTGCAGGATCTGTTTTTGACCTTTCCGAACGTTTGGGACGCGATCGAAGCCCTCGCCAACTCCGCCCGCGCTTAG
- the mtnA gene encoding S-methyl-5-thioribose-1-phosphate isomerase — MVKTLEWTDAGVRFIDQTRLPTEEIYVICRDYREVATAIREMIVRGAPAIGVSAAMGVALGVRNSKAKNVAELRPEFDEICNTLASTRPTAVNLFWAIQRMRDRFEELSSEPLETIKRELIEEAQRMYLADIAACKMMGRNGAVLMPSSGGVLTHCNAGALATCGYGSALGVIRAAVEEGKKIHVFADETRPFLQGSRLTAWELTKDGIPTTVISDNMAGAMMKQGKIGAVVVGADRIAANGDVANKIGTYTVAVLAKEHGIPFYVAAPWSTIDLATSTGDSIPIEQRSAREVTHMAGKQLTPEGVSIENPAFDVTPHRYVAAIITERGIAKAPYSESLRELASVDDVTTREMPAEAAR, encoded by the coding sequence ATGGTCAAAACCCTGGAATGGACGGATGCAGGCGTGCGCTTCATCGATCAGACGCGCCTCCCTACGGAAGAAATTTACGTAATCTGCCGCGACTATCGCGAGGTGGCGACCGCAATTCGCGAGATGATCGTGCGCGGAGCGCCGGCGATCGGCGTCTCGGCAGCCATGGGCGTGGCGCTTGGCGTACGCAATTCGAAAGCGAAGAACGTCGCCGAGCTACGGCCTGAGTTCGATGAAATCTGCAATACGCTGGCGAGTACGCGTCCTACGGCCGTGAACCTGTTCTGGGCGATTCAGCGCATGCGCGACCGTTTCGAGGAGCTTTCGTCGGAGCCATTGGAAACCATCAAGCGCGAACTGATCGAAGAAGCTCAGCGGATGTACCTGGCCGACATCGCTGCCTGCAAAATGATGGGCCGCAACGGAGCGGTGCTCATGCCTTCCTCCGGCGGCGTCCTTACCCACTGCAATGCCGGAGCCCTCGCCACCTGCGGTTATGGAAGTGCTCTGGGCGTGATCCGCGCAGCCGTGGAAGAGGGAAAAAAGATCCATGTATTCGCCGACGAGACGCGTCCCTTCCTGCAGGGCTCGCGTCTCACAGCATGGGAGCTGACCAAAGATGGAATTCCCACAACGGTAATTTCGGACAACATGGCTGGCGCCATGATGAAGCAAGGTAAGATCGGAGCCGTGGTTGTCGGCGCCGATCGAATTGCCGCAAATGGTGACGTTGCCAACAAGATCGGCACCTACACCGTCGCGGTACTAGCCAAAGAGCATGGCATTCCCTTCTATGTTGCCGCGCCATGGTCGACCATCGATCTTGCGACTTCGACCGGCGACTCGATTCCGATCGAGCAGCGCTCGGCGCGCGAAGTCACGCATATGGCAGGGAAGCAGCTCACACCCGAAGGCGTCAGCATCGAGAATCCGGCATTCGATGTCACACCGCATCGCTATGTTGCGGCAATCATCACCGAGCGAGGCATTGCGAAAGCTCCGTATTCAGAGTCGCTGCGCGAATTGGCAAGCGTCGATGACGTGACCACACGAGAGATGCCGGCCGAAGCTGCTCGTTAA